One Opitutaceae bacterium DNA window includes the following coding sequences:
- a CDS encoding DUF4143 domain-containing protein has protein sequence MAFVRRFLQPPRAHFFLLGPRGTGKTLWTREQHPEALVVDLLDPATHRELVARPERLAELVAGNAERKQVIIDDVQKAPELLEVVHGLIEKKSGQQFILTGSSARKLRRAGVNLLGGRALHLSMHPYMAAELGKQFDLGEALRIGMLPLVWASKERAGTLAAYNGLYLREEVQQEGLVRDVGSFARFLEAMSFSHAAVLNLSNVARECQVKRKTCEGYLQILEDLLLGFRIEVFAKRAKRQLTTHPKFYYFDTGVYRSNRPSGPLDAPEAIEGAALEGLIAQHLRAWCNYSEGSHRLYYWQTRSQVEVDFVVYGDSGIHAIEVKHSARIRPEDLRALKAFGEDYPQSRRILLYRGKERVLRENILCLPAQEFLLQLKPGSPLLSATPMSSR, from the coding sequence ATGGCATTTGTCAGGCGTTTTCTCCAGCCACCCCGGGCTCATTTTTTCCTGCTGGGACCGCGGGGAACGGGCAAGACTTTGTGGACGCGGGAGCAGCATCCGGAGGCGCTGGTGGTCGACCTGCTGGATCCCGCCACGCACCGGGAACTGGTGGCGCGTCCGGAGCGACTGGCGGAACTGGTGGCGGGGAATGCGGAGCGCAAACAGGTGATCATCGACGACGTCCAGAAAGCACCTGAACTGCTGGAAGTCGTGCATGGTCTGATCGAGAAGAAAAGCGGGCAGCAGTTCATCCTGACCGGATCCAGTGCGCGGAAGCTGAGGCGGGCCGGAGTGAACCTGTTGGGAGGACGGGCGCTACACCTGTCGATGCATCCCTACATGGCCGCCGAACTTGGAAAGCAATTCGACCTTGGAGAAGCGCTCAGGATCGGGATGTTGCCGCTTGTCTGGGCCTCAAAGGAACGGGCAGGGACGCTGGCAGCCTACAACGGCTTGTATCTGCGCGAGGAAGTGCAGCAGGAGGGATTGGTTCGCGACGTCGGTTCCTTCGCCCGATTTCTGGAAGCGATGAGTTTCTCCCACGCGGCAGTGCTGAACCTGAGCAATGTGGCACGGGAGTGCCAGGTGAAGCGCAAAACCTGCGAAGGCTACCTGCAGATTCTGGAAGATCTGCTGCTGGGATTCAGGATAGAGGTTTTTGCCAAGCGGGCCAAACGGCAACTGACCACCCATCCGAAGTTTTACTACTTCGACACCGGGGTCTACCGCTCCAACCGGCCGAGCGGACCGCTGGACGCACCGGAGGCAATCGAAGGCGCGGCCCTGGAGGGGTTGATTGCCCAACATCTCCGCGCCTGGTGCAATTACTCCGAAGGCAGCCACAGATTGTATTACTGGCAAACGCGCTCACAAGTGGAAGTGGACTTTGTTGTCTACGGAGATTCCGGCATTCATGCCATCGAGGTCAAACACTCGGCACGCATCCGCCCAGAAGACCTGCGAGCCTTGAAGGCCTTCGGAGAGGACTATCCCCAGAGCCGAAGAATCCTCCTCTATCGTGGCAAGGAACGGGTCTTGCGGGAGAACATCCTGTGCCTTCCCGCCCAGGAATTCCTCCTCCAACTCAAGCCGGGAAGCCCTCTCCTATCGGCTACACCGATGTCTTCCAGGTGA
- a CDS encoding B12-binding domain-containing radical SAM protein, with amino-acid sequence MSSTDVLVISPPVANFGQATSGISVLVAYLRHKGWTARQWDLAIDAFHHFHSPAYLGGCAEIILRESRDPSLRDACVRVVAEIEAAKNALRTPGIELDRDRMKWAFETINDAGIVMTAASRGRYEHDFRHFGVNGAFRSFPHLEASLADSEQNPYLDYIETCVIPRLRRERPRAIGVSLTYFSQIMPGFTLVRLIRRHFPEMPIVVGGAYLTAVEHDVGRIPTSLLPADAIILHDGEEALDLWLEAVLNEEGSPEDIPNCHLADGTFIRGRGQKHTHTDLDSVPVPMWTADGLELGRYLVPKYPIPIPLARGCYWGRCSYCNISCQTSATYRTRPIPKALEDLHAAMAETGSNWFDLPVDSYRPRELHQLATAIIDSGLEVEWGAEVLLDPAFKDDVIADLARSGCRTLRFGLESASVNTLKAMNKPSRPDTARRILEACKRNGIQTAAMLIAGFPTESQAELNLTFDYLCENRDVIDFLTIHQYCLVPGSPMARDPSRFGIYVLKPEAVLWTSLPFVNTNPIGMRNEDLPRVIASMKDGLRPFYQDLGELWTVAIGGWMTFPACCGRREELVHPIAGG; translated from the coding sequence ATGTCGTCCACGGATGTGCTCGTGATATCCCCTCCTGTCGCGAATTTCGGACAGGCCACTTCCGGAATATCGGTCCTGGTTGCCTATCTCCGGCACAAGGGATGGACCGCCCGGCAATGGGACCTGGCCATCGACGCCTTCCACCACTTTCACTCACCCGCCTATCTGGGCGGGTGCGCAGAGATCATCCTGAGGGAATCCAGGGACCCATCCCTTCGCGACGCCTGCGTCCGTGTAGTCGCCGAAATTGAAGCGGCGAAGAATGCCCTGCGCACGCCGGGCATCGAACTGGACCGCGATCGCATGAAATGGGCGTTTGAAACGATCAACGACGCCGGAATCGTCATGACGGCTGCATCGCGGGGGCGTTATGAACATGATTTCCGCCATTTCGGAGTCAACGGCGCCTTCCGTTCGTTCCCTCACCTCGAGGCATCGCTCGCGGATTCCGAGCAGAACCCGTATCTGGACTACATCGAGACCTGCGTAATCCCGCGACTGCGGCGGGAACGTCCGCGAGCCATCGGAGTCAGTCTGACCTATTTCTCACAGATCATGCCGGGCTTCACCCTTGTCCGGTTGATCCGGAGGCACTTTCCGGAAATGCCCATTGTGGTCGGCGGCGCTTACCTGACCGCAGTCGAGCACGATGTCGGGCGCATTCCCACCTCTCTCCTGCCGGCGGATGCGATCATTCTCCACGATGGTGAGGAAGCCCTCGATCTCTGGCTGGAGGCGGTCCTGAACGAAGAAGGATCCCCTGAAGACATCCCCAATTGCCATCTGGCGGACGGGACCTTCATCCGTGGCCGGGGGCAAAAGCACACCCACACTGATCTTGATTCGGTTCCGGTGCCGATGTGGACGGCGGACGGGCTGGAGCTCGGTCGCTATCTCGTACCCAAATACCCGATACCCATTCCCCTCGCCCGCGGGTGCTATTGGGGACGTTGCTCCTACTGCAACATTTCCTGCCAGACTTCAGCCACCTACCGGACGCGACCAATCCCCAAGGCGCTGGAAGATCTCCACGCGGCGATGGCGGAGACCGGATCGAACTGGTTTGACCTGCCGGTGGACTCCTATCGCCCTCGGGAGCTTCACCAGTTGGCCACGGCCATCATTGATTCGGGACTCGAGGTCGAATGGGGGGCCGAGGTTCTTCTCGACCCCGCCTTCAAGGACGACGTCATCGCCGACCTAGCGCGGTCCGGGTGCCGCACCCTGCGTTTCGGCCTGGAGAGCGCGTCGGTGAATACCCTGAAGGCCATGAACAAGCCGTCCCGTCCCGACACCGCCCGGCGTATCTTGGAGGCCTGCAAACGAAACGGCATCCAGACCGCGGCCATGTTGATCGCCGGGTTCCCGACCGAGAGTCAGGCTGAGCTCAACCTGACCTTTGATTACCTATGCGAGAACCGGGATGTCATCGATTTCCTGACCATCCACCAGTACTGCCTGGTCCCGGGGTCTCCCATGGCAAGAGACCCGTCACGGTTCGGGATCTATGTCCTGAAACCCGAGGCCGTCCTCTGGACCAGCCTTCCCTTCGTGAACACCAATCCCATCGGGATGCGAAACGAGGACCTTCCGCGGGTGATCGCGTCGATGAAGGACGGACTTCGCCCATTCTACCAGGACCTCGGTGAGCTCTGGACTGTCGCCATCGGTGGATGGATGACCTTCCCGGCCTGCTGCGGCAGGCGGGAGGAACTCGTTCACCCGATTGCGGGCGGGTGA
- a CDS encoding 2'-5' RNA ligase family protein, whose translation MIHPPQTSLALLFPELDPVVGRFRSLYDPSAGHGFPPHVTILWPFMPPDAISDETLQQLEVFFRGFSTFDLQFSRKGFSSRTLFLAPEPPEPIITLINAITRLYPDYPPYNKPEWDPLPHLTVAYGMGSEDLRSIADRFDREAAPSLPVSTTVSRVWLLDYRGDGWKRRRAFDLGPNRSAHHPPAIG comes from the coding sequence ATGATCCATCCGCCGCAGACGTCATTGGCGCTGCTCTTCCCTGAGCTCGATCCGGTCGTGGGCCGGTTCCGATCCCTCTACGACCCGTCGGCCGGACACGGATTCCCGCCCCATGTCACCATCCTCTGGCCCTTCATGCCCCCCGATGCGATCAGCGATGAGACACTGCAGCAGCTGGAGGTGTTTTTCCGCGGGTTTTCCACCTTTGATCTTCAGTTCAGCCGGAAGGGTTTTTCAAGTCGGACACTTTTTCTCGCCCCCGAGCCTCCGGAGCCGATCATCACGTTGATCAACGCGATCACCCGACTCTATCCCGACTATCCGCCCTACAATAAACCGGAATGGGATCCGCTGCCCCATCTCACGGTGGCTTACGGCATGGGATCGGAGGACCTCAGGTCAATTGCCGATCGCTTTGACCGGGAGGCAGCCCCAAGCCTGCCCGTCTCCACAACCGTGTCCAGGGTGTGGCTGCTCGATTACCGTGGTGATGGCTGGAAACGCCGGCGCGCCTTCGACCTCGGCCCGAACCGGTCGGCGCATCACCCGCCCGCAATCGGGTGA
- the pyk gene encoding pyruvate kinase: MRPTSSYYRHTKIIATLGPATQSKEMLAKLIIAGVDILRLNMAHASHQWVDDAMWFIREASVEVDRHVGVMMDVKGPEIRTGNVPSPINLKIGDHFEFHIEGVEPTGDISAVSVNYPGLPGDLEVGTTVLVDSGLIRMRVIAKDAGHIRCEVLTPGSIGSKRHLNLPGVYVNLPCLTSKDEDDLKAGVRAGIDFVALSFVRQAEDIRTLRRYLEGLGSSAKIIAKIEDQAGVRNMVEIIREADGIMVARGDLGIEIDYHRLPLVQTELVAACEAEGKPVIIATHLLETMISSPMPTRAEISDVSNAIREKADAVMLSGETTIGAYPLESVQVMKNIIESIEPSVSGNLNQRITLHEPKSKMLRSAGMLAQELPGSAILVFTRSGHLAYVLGALRVRGVPIFAFTDIESIFRQLLLPWGVEPFFMEFSDDPEQTIRNAKAVLKSKGWVKPGNWLVVITNALAREKIIDTLQLRQVS; this comes from the coding sequence ATGCGTCCGACTTCCTCCTATTACCGGCACACCAAGATCATCGCCACCCTCGGTCCGGCCACCCAGTCCAAGGAAATGCTGGCAAAGCTCATCATCGCGGGAGTGGACATCCTTCGCCTCAATATGGCCCACGCCTCGCATCAATGGGTCGATGACGCCATGTGGTTCATCCGTGAGGCTTCGGTCGAGGTCGACCGCCATGTGGGCGTGATGATGGATGTGAAGGGTCCGGAGATCCGGACCGGAAATGTTCCTTCCCCGATCAATCTGAAGATTGGCGACCACTTTGAGTTCCACATCGAAGGGGTTGAGCCGACCGGCGACATATCCGCCGTCTCGGTCAATTACCCCGGTCTGCCCGGAGATCTGGAGGTCGGCACAACGGTTCTGGTTGACAGCGGACTGATCCGAATGCGGGTCATCGCAAAGGATGCAGGTCATATCCGGTGCGAAGTGCTCACGCCGGGATCAATCGGATCGAAGCGCCATCTCAATCTGCCCGGTGTCTATGTCAATCTGCCTTGTCTGACCAGCAAAGACGAAGACGACCTCAAAGCCGGAGTTAGGGCGGGCATCGATTTCGTTGCCCTGTCGTTTGTCCGCCAGGCGGAAGACATCCGGACGCTTCGACGCTACCTTGAAGGCCTGGGATCATCCGCGAAGATCATCGCCAAGATCGAGGACCAGGCCGGAGTCCGCAATATGGTGGAGATCATCCGCGAGGCCGACGGGATCATGGTCGCGCGCGGTGATCTGGGGATTGAAATCGATTACCACCGTCTGCCGCTGGTGCAGACCGAACTGGTCGCCGCCTGTGAGGCTGAAGGAAAGCCCGTCATCATTGCGACCCATCTGCTGGAAACGATGATTTCCTCGCCGATGCCGACCCGGGCCGAGATCTCCGATGTTTCCAATGCCATCCGCGAAAAAGCCGACGCCGTGATGCTCTCCGGCGAGACCACCATCGGGGCCTATCCTCTCGAATCCGTGCAGGTGATGAAAAACATCATTGAGAGCATCGAGCCTTCCGTGAGCGGGAACCTGAACCAGAGGATCACTCTCCACGAGCCCAAATCCAAGATGCTGCGGTCGGCCGGCATGCTGGCCCAGGAACTCCCCGGATCAGCCATCCTGGTCTTCACCCGCAGCGGCCACCTGGCTTATGTTCTTGGCGCCCTCCGGGTGCGCGGGGTTCCCATTTTCGCCTTCACCGACATCGAATCCATCTTTCGACAATTGCTGCTGCCCTGGGGGGTGGAGCCCTTTTTCATGGAGTTTTCCGACGACCCGGAACAGACCATCCGCAATGCCAAGGCAGTCCTGAAAAGCAAGGGGTGGGTGAAACCCGGGAATTGGCTTGTTGTCATCACCAACGCCCTGGCGCGCGAGAAGATCATCGACACCCTCCAGCTTCGTCAGGTCAGTTGA
- a CDS encoding fatty acid desaturase translates to MASDIPLSDKPSHRESIARWKGIVAEFQRPDFLRASWQIVNTIGAYVALWILMYLSLSVSWWLTLPLAILAGGFLIRIFIIFHDCGHGSFFKSPRANAFWGFVTGVLTFTPYYHWRWEHSLHHATAGDLDRRGVGDVWTMTVEEYLNASRWKKLSYRLARNPFILFVVAPLFIFLIYQRRPSPTASAREKKSVWAMNFALAIVAAGLIYIYGFLPWIIIQFTTMAVAGSCGVWLFYVQHQFEDVYWERGDDWDYTTAAMAGSSFYKLPRILQWFSGNIGFHHIHHLSPRIPNYNLERCHRADPMFSDVKPLTLFSSLKSLTFRLWDEKAGRLISFRHLRKHHGHDQGTGK, encoded by the coding sequence ATGGCTTCGGACATTCCGCTTTCAGACAAACCGAGCCATCGTGAATCCATCGCCAGATGGAAGGGGATTGTTGCCGAGTTTCAGCGGCCGGATTTCCTGCGGGCCAGCTGGCAGATCGTCAACACGATCGGCGCCTACGTCGCGCTCTGGATTCTGATGTATCTGAGCCTGTCGGTATCGTGGTGGCTCACCCTCCCGCTGGCCATTCTGGCCGGGGGATTCCTCATCCGGATCTTCATCATCTTTCACGACTGCGGCCACGGATCCTTCTTCAAATCCCCAAGGGCCAACGCCTTCTGGGGATTCGTCACAGGGGTTCTGACCTTCACACCCTATTACCATTGGAGGTGGGAGCACTCGCTGCACCACGCGACGGCGGGCGACCTCGACCGCAGGGGAGTGGGCGATGTCTGGACCATGACGGTCGAAGAGTACCTTAATGCTTCCCGTTGGAAGAAGCTTTCCTACCGCCTGGCGCGCAATCCGTTCATCCTTTTCGTGGTCGCGCCCCTGTTCATCTTTCTCATTTACCAACGCCGCCCCTCGCCCACCGCCAGCGCGCGCGAGAAAAAGTCCGTCTGGGCGATGAACTTCGCCCTCGCCATCGTCGCGGCCGGGTTGATCTACATCTATGGTTTCCTCCCCTGGATTATCATCCAGTTCACGACAATGGCGGTGGCCGGATCCTGCGGCGTCTGGTTGTTCTATGTGCAGCACCAGTTCGAGGACGTCTACTGGGAGCGGGGTGACGATTGGGATTACACGACTGCGGCGATGGCGGGAAGTTCCTTCTACAAACTTCCGCGGATCCTTCAGTGGTTCTCGGGCAATATAGGATTCCACCACATCCACCACCTGAGTCCCCGGATACCGAACTACAATCTGGAACGCTGCCATCGGGCCGATCCGATGTTCTCCGACGTCAAGCCCCTGACCTTGTTCTCCAGTCTGAAGTCGCTGACTTTCCGCCTCTGGGACGAAAAGGCGGGCAGGCTCATCAGCTTCCGGCATCTGCGGAAACATCACGGCCATGACCAGGGCACCGGGAAGTAG
- a CDS encoding enolase C-terminal domain-like protein has protein sequence MKIRKIEVNTLTGTAAEPNLGDGQWQCQPLHQYPDFLPRHSPKASPAGRKLEGIFVEIVGEDGNTGRYGPLYRVQGQLIRDQLGPFLVGRDALAIETLHDQMLRLDRHGRNGYLMTAISALDCALWDLKGKVLGQPVYRLLGGPSRTRLPVYASMLGFSVEPEAAASTANRIKAEGFAAQKWFFAHGPGEGEAGLRRNLDLARALRATVGADYPLMFDAFMGWDLPYADRMLSGLEEVHPAWVEEPVPPEHLESFRRLKQAHPGIPLATGEHVYGRWQTSELLATRSIDVLQNDPDWTGGITEQVHICSLASAASVPVVAHGHSVLPALHIAAARPPATVPYVEFLLSFQKEKQHFQARRLWPENGTLPLPDAPGLGMELDEDRIESRQEFTG, from the coding sequence ATGAAGATCCGGAAGATCGAAGTGAACACCCTGACCGGGACGGCGGCTGAGCCGAATCTGGGCGACGGCCAGTGGCAGTGCCAGCCGCTGCACCAGTATCCGGATTTCCTCCCGCGTCACTCCCCGAAGGCCTCCCCGGCCGGACGCAAGCTGGAGGGGATCTTCGTGGAGATCGTCGGTGAGGACGGCAACACCGGCCGCTATGGCCCGCTCTATCGGGTTCAGGGACAACTGATCCGGGATCAGCTTGGACCATTTCTGGTGGGGCGCGATGCCCTGGCGATTGAAACCCTGCACGACCAGATGCTTCGCCTCGACCGGCATGGGCGTAACGGCTATTTAATGACAGCGATCAGCGCCCTGGACTGCGCCCTCTGGGACCTCAAGGGCAAGGTTCTCGGCCAGCCTGTCTACCGGCTTCTCGGCGGTCCCTCCCGGACCCGCCTGCCGGTCTACGCAAGCATGCTTGGATTCTCCGTCGAACCGGAAGCGGCCGCCTCCACCGCGAACCGGATAAAGGCCGAGGGCTTCGCCGCCCAGAAGTGGTTCTTCGCCCACGGGCCCGGCGAGGGTGAAGCGGGCCTGCGCCGGAACCTCGACCTCGCCCGGGCGCTGCGCGCAACCGTCGGCGCCGACTATCCTCTCATGTTCGATGCCTTCATGGGTTGGGATCTGCCCTACGCGGACCGCATGTTGAGCGGACTTGAGGAGGTGCATCCGGCCTGGGTGGAAGAACCGGTTCCTCCGGAGCACCTCGAGAGTTTTCGACGCCTGAAACAAGCCCATCCCGGGATACCCCTGGCGACCGGCGAGCACGTCTACGGGAGGTGGCAGACCTCGGAGTTGCTGGCGACCCGATCGATCGACGTCCTGCAGAACGATCCCGACTGGACGGGGGGCATCACCGAGCAGGTCCACATCTGTTCACTCGCATCCGCGGCCTCGGTGCCGGTGGTGGCCCACGGTCATTCGGTGCTTCCCGCCCTGCACATCGCCGCGGCCAGACCTCCGGCGACCGTTCCCTACGTGGAATTCCTGCTCTCCTTCCAGAAGGAAAAGCAACATTTCCAGGCCCGGCGCCTCTGGCCGGAGAACGGAACCCTCCCCCTCCCCGATGCGCCCGGGCTCGGCATGGAATTGGACGAAGACCGCATCGAGAGCCGACAGGAATTCACCGGTTAA
- a CDS encoding heparinase II/III family protein, with translation MPTRSLEQRLNALLESPFASLDACLAHYREVLPKRVGDYHQEEVGPVYHHDAEGEADLFVRKIFHLGEGTLDMSAGLDWYATATGDLEWNGGLVRHGYFMLLAGAYRKTGSEIYAETIVEHMLHYIENVPPFDPAGKPYLDYKKSTWRPFEAAGRAAETWPEALAAIINSPAMTPEAWARILISIHEHAVFLRKEHWKTGNHATLEVAALGIIAVFYQEFRERDSWLHYAVDFLDGMWPELFAEDGYSREMSGSYHWVAMRSFFSFYEVACTNGFAGLFPDRFRERLIRNSYAELYQDKPDGSTPVSNDSSSSINRRPQLERIHRLFDLPEVGFFLRGSGADDSPSTTSWFYPDSRVGIMRSDWSPRARYLYFDMGPWGDNHMNQDQLSIEVSALGRHFLINGGKWRYTTSDPHADWMPLARYFKATASYNCVLVNGYGQVFGDADGRMVTTDRFDYADGIFKAGFGEEVPGRDETLFRERGLSTRMENRLPGVTHRRQVFFAKPHGWIVRDTIEGPGVTRVDQLWHFFEGPVRALDESAAAWATDFPDSNLIVQSLTEGETSAQVYEGQRSPFFAGWHCPYYDQLRPAPELRCTVRGEERIVIHTLLLPVGGRVSAPPRFSYSNGEYSVRHDSLEFRVHAPLDGDWSLPETADPQGLSLS, from the coding sequence ATGCCCACCCGATCCCTTGAGCAGCGCCTCAACGCACTTCTCGAATCGCCTTTTGCCTCCCTCGATGCCTGCCTCGCCCACTACCGTGAGGTTCTCCCGAAGCGGGTGGGCGACTACCATCAGGAGGAGGTTGGACCCGTTTATCACCATGATGCCGAGGGGGAGGCCGATCTTTTTGTCCGGAAGATCTTTCACCTGGGGGAGGGGACGCTCGATATGTCTGCGGGGCTCGATTGGTATGCCACCGCGACCGGAGACCTCGAGTGGAACGGCGGACTGGTCCGTCATGGCTACTTCATGCTTCTGGCCGGAGCCTATCGGAAAACCGGGAGCGAGATCTACGCCGAGACGATCGTGGAGCACATGCTCCACTACATTGAGAACGTTCCGCCGTTCGACCCGGCGGGAAAACCCTACCTTGATTACAAGAAGTCGACCTGGCGCCCGTTTGAAGCAGCCGGACGTGCCGCCGAGACCTGGCCGGAAGCCCTCGCCGCGATCATCAACAGCCCGGCCATGACGCCGGAGGCATGGGCGCGGATTCTCATCTCGATCCACGAACACGCCGTATTTCTCCGAAAGGAACACTGGAAGACCGGCAACCACGCCACCCTTGAGGTCGCCGCTCTCGGCATCATCGCCGTGTTCTACCAGGAGTTCCGGGAGCGGGATTCGTGGCTGCATTACGCGGTCGATTTCCTCGACGGGATGTGGCCGGAACTCTTCGCCGAAGACGGATACTCCCGCGAGATGTCCGGAAGCTACCACTGGGTGGCCATGCGCAGTTTCTTCAGCTTTTATGAAGTGGCCTGCACGAACGGCTTTGCCGGGCTCTTCCCTGACCGTTTTCGCGAGCGGCTCATCCGCAACAGCTACGCCGAACTCTATCAGGACAAGCCCGACGGTTCGACACCGGTCAGCAATGATTCGAGCAGCTCGATCAACCGCCGGCCCCAACTGGAGCGGATCCACCGGCTCTTTGATCTTCCGGAGGTGGGCTTCTTCCTCCGCGGGAGCGGGGCGGATGATTCGCCGTCGACAACCTCCTGGTTCTACCCGGATTCACGGGTCGGCATCATGCGCAGCGATTGGAGTCCCCGGGCGCGCTACCTCTATTTCGACATGGGGCCGTGGGGCGACAACCACATGAACCAGGATCAGCTTTCGATCGAAGTGTCGGCTCTCGGTCGTCACTTCCTGATCAACGGAGGCAAGTGGCGCTACACCACCTCCGATCCTCATGCCGACTGGATGCCCCTGGCCAGGTATTTCAAGGCGACCGCTTCCTACAACTGCGTCCTCGTCAATGGATACGGCCAGGTCTTCGGGGATGCCGATGGCCGCATGGTCACGACGGATCGCTTTGACTATGCAGACGGCATCTTCAAGGCGGGATTCGGGGAAGAGGTGCCCGGCCGTGACGAGACGCTCTTCCGCGAACGAGGTCTTTCCACCCGGATGGAGAACCGTCTTCCCGGGGTGACCCACCGCCGGCAGGTCTTCTTTGCCAAACCGCACGGTTGGATTGTCCGGGACACGATCGAGGGACCGGGGGTCACCCGGGTTGACCAGCTCTGGCATTTCTTCGAGGGGCCGGTGCGCGCCCTCGATGAATCCGCCGCCGCCTGGGCGACGGACTTCCCGGACAGCAACCTGATCGTGCAGTCGCTGACTGAGGGAGAAACTTCCGCACAGGTCTACGAGGGACAAAGGTCGCCGTTCTTCGCGGGTTGGCATTGCCCCTATTACGATCAGCTGCGGCCGGCTCCCGAACTGCGCTGCACCGTCCGGGGCGAGGAAAGGATTGTCATCCACACCCTGCTCCTGCCGGTCGGCGGACGGGTGTCCGCCCCTCCCCGGTTTTCGTATTCAAATGGCGAGTACTCCGTGCGACACGACAGTCTCGAGTTCCGGGTGCACGCCCCGCTGGACGGCGACTGGTCGCTCCCCGAAACAGCCGATCCACAGGGATTGTCCCTTTCTTGA
- a CDS encoding NAD(P)-dependent oxidoreductase: MSTRRIIVTGGSGMAGHWILKHFLDSGYEVVNVDSRRPAEELCRSIQTDLTDSGQVINAFSPFGTGNRRPYDGVVHFAAIPNAHRWPNDEVFRVNTLSTYNVLEACAIHGIGKVVLASSESSYGICFASEFFPPDYLPIDEAHPQKPEDSYGLTKVVNEVTAAAFHRRTGMQVVSFRLGNILTPETHDRIRARFPHPEDRLRILWSYIDARDVAIACRLAIEKDGLGCQPMILAADDTSSNLPSAELIARFLPGVTDLRQAFKGREALISNRRAREALGWTQQFFLQDTHR; encoded by the coding sequence ATGAGCACCAGGAGAATCATCGTAACGGGCGGCAGCGGCATGGCGGGCCACTGGATCCTCAAGCACTTTCTCGATTCGGGCTACGAGGTGGTGAACGTCGATTCCCGCCGGCCGGCCGAGGAACTTTGCCGTTCCATTCAGACCGACCTGACCGATTCGGGGCAGGTCATCAACGCCTTCTCGCCCTTCGGAACCGGAAACCGCAGGCCCTATGACGGTGTGGTCCACTTTGCCGCCATCCCCAACGCGCACCGTTGGCCCAATGACGAGGTATTCCGGGTCAACACCCTGTCGACCTACAATGTGCTGGAGGCCTGTGCGATCCACGGGATAGGAAAAGTGGTCCTGGCCTCGAGCGAATCCTCCTACGGGATCTGTTTTGCGTCGGAGTTCTTCCCGCCTGATTATCTCCCGATCGATGAGGCGCATCCGCAGAAGCCCGAGGACAGCTACGGTCTCACAAAAGTGGTGAACGAAGTGACGGCGGCGGCGTTTCACCGCCGCACCGGGATGCAGGTAGTCTCGTTTCGACTCGGCAATATCCTCACTCCCGAGACCCACGACCGCATACGCGCCCGTTTCCCGCATCCGGAGGATCGGCTGCGCATCCTGTGGTCCTATATCGACGCGCGGGACGTCGCCATTGCCTGTCGTCTTGCGATTGAGAAGGACGGGCTGGGATGCCAGCCGATGATCCTTGCTGCAGACGACACCTCTTCAAACCTCCCCTCGGCCGAGCTCATCGCAAGGTTCCTGCCCGGAGTCACCGATCTGCGACAAGCCTTCAAGGGGCGTGAGGCCCTCATCTCAAACCGGCGGGCCCGCGAGGCCCTCGGCTGGACGCAGCAGTTCTTCCTCCAGGACACGCATCGCTGA